Below is a window of bacterium DNA.
GCGTGGCCGAGGCGTTCGCGGTGATGGCGGGCGATGCCGGGCAGCAGGACGCTCACGACCGTGAACAGACGCAGGGATCCGGGCGTCCAAGTGACGAGGTTGCTGTTGCCGCGGTGCGCGACCTGGGCGCCGTACCGGCGCAGCTCCGTCGCTTCGTCGGCGGTGAGGGCGGGCACGTGCCAGGGGCCGGCGGGCGTCGCGTGCAGCCGCACGAACCCCGGCCGGCGGTAAGAGCCCAGGACGAGCCGGCCCTGATCGTCGCTCAGGGTTTCCAGCAGGCTGACCGAACGCAGGCCCGCAACGGACTCGTCCGGCAGCACCGCGAGCACGCGCTGGACATCTCGTTTGTCGAGGGAGTGCCGGAGGGAGGCGGCGAGCGGCGTGACGATCACCCGCGCCGGGCGCCGGGGCAGCTGCGCCATGCCGTCTTCCGGTCCGCCGGTGTCTGTCGACGTCACGGCACCTCCTTCGGGGCGGCCGCCCGGGAAGGGCGGGGGGGACCACCCCATGATACCCGAGCCGGGCGGCCGGGGCAATCGGGGCGACCGCCACCCGGTCGCGTCAGGCGTCGCCGGCGCCCTGCGGGGGCGAGATCAGCTCGCAGGCCTGGCAGTGGGGATCCTGCTCGGACTTCGCGCGGCAGAAGTAGCCGAACCCCTCCACCCACTCGGCGCTGCCGCGCGGGCAGCGCTCGGTGTAGTCGATGAACTGGACGAGCCGCTCGACGATGACCCGGGGCATGGCGTGCTCCATCTTGCAGGCGGCGTCCTCGGCCGTGGCACCGTCGACGCCCAGGATGCGCACGAAGAACGCGTTGAGCGCCCGGTGCCTGCGGATCACGTCGCGGGCCAGGGTCTCGCCGGCCGCCGTCAGCGTCACCACGCCGTAGGGTTCGTAATGGATGAGGTCCTTCTGGGACAGGATGCGCAGGGCCTGCGTCACCGACGAGCTGTTGACGCCGAGCCGCTGGACCAGGTCCTTCGAGCGCGCGACGCGCTTCTCGTCGATGACGTGCGAGATCGCCTCCAGGTAGTCCTCCTGGCTGGCGCTGAGCTGCTGCTCGGCCATGGCCGCCCCTTCGGGATAAACAAGAAATGTTTGTCTGGATCACAATAACGCCGGGAGCGGCGCTGTCAACCTCGGCGGGGGGCGATCAGTAGGTCCAATCAGTAGGTCAGGGTGACCGAGCGGAAGAAGTCGCGGATCTCGGGATCCTCGAACAGGGCGTCGTCCTCGCTCCAGGCGGTCACCACGAGCATCCGCCCGCGGTGGAGGTAGCCCTCGTACCAGGCGGAGCGGGTCCCGCCCGCCTCGCGGCAGAGGGCGAGCACGCCCTCCATGCCGTCGCGGATGACGGGGGTCTGGCGCACGATCTGCAGGCGGCGGTCGCTGATGCCGCGGGCGACCGCGGCCGTGACGTCCTCGACCGTCAGGGAGCCGCCGTCCGGCCGCTCGAACCAGACGCTGACCGAGCAGCCGTGGGAGGTGTCGCCTTCGCGGTAGCACTCCGCCCGCACGACGGCGTCGCGACCGTCGCCCGCGGACGAGGGCACGGCCCGCGTCCGGATGCGGGCGCAGCCCGACGGCCAGGTCGCGATGAACTCGCCGTCGGGGTTGGCCAACCTGGAGGCGGTCTCGATGGGCTTCAGGCCGTTGTCGACGACGTCCGGCGCGGTGTCGGCGGTCGCGCGTCCCGCGTCGGCGGTCCCGACGTCACCGGTCGCGGTGCGGTCCTGCTTGTCCTTGCCGCCGCAGCCGGCGAAGAACGCCAGGAGCGCCAGGAACACCAGGCAGGCGGCGGCGCGCAGCGGGAATCTCGCGGTCATCGACGATCCTCCACGGCCAGCAGGGCCTCCATCTCGTCCATCAGCGCGCCGAAGACCAGGAACACGTCGCGCACCGGCTCGTCCGTCGTCACGTCGACGCCGGTGCGCAGGAGCGTTTCGACGGGGTGGCGGCTGCAACCGGACCGCAGGAACCCGAGGTACTCCCCGCGCTCCGTCTCGCCGCCCTCCAGCACGCGGCGGACCAGGGCCGTGGAGGCCGAGAACGCGGTCGCGTACTGGTAGACGTAGTAGTTGTAGTAGAAGTGCGGAACGCGGCTCCAGGTGCGGGCGCTGCGCGCCTCGTCCAGCACGACCTCCGGCCCCCAGTAGTCCCGCAGGAGGCCCAGGTACAGCTCGTCGAGGCGGTCCGCCGTCAACGTGCCGTCCTGCTCGCCGATACGGTGCACCGCCAGCTCGAATTCCGCAAACATCGTTTGGCGCACGACCGTGCCCAGGATCTGGTCGAGGTGGTTGTCCAGCAGCGACAGGCGGCGGGCCGGGTCGGTGGTCGTCGCCAGCAGCCGCCGCTGCAGCAGCAGCTCGTTGAAGGTCGAGGCCACCTCGGCGGTGAAGATCGGATAGTCGCTGTAGACATAGGGTTGCGAGTGCGTGGCCATCCAGCTGTGCAGGGAGTGGCCCATCTCGTGGGCCAGCGTGAAGGTGTCGCGCAGCTGGCCGCTCCAGTTCAGCAGGATGTACGGGTCGGTGCCGTGGATGCCGCTGGAATAGGCCCCGCTGCGCTTGCCGGCGTTCTCGTGGACGTCGATCCAGCGCTCGGCCAGGCCCCGGCGCACGATCTCCAGGTACTCCTCGCCCAGCGGCGCCAGAGCTTCGCGGAGCAGCCCGCAGGACTCGTCGTAGGTGTAGGTCGGCTCGCCGTCGGGGAACATGGGCGCCGACAGGTCGTGGTCGCGCAGCTCCTCCAGGGCGAGCACCCGGCGCTTCAGCCGCGTGTAGCGGTGCACGAGCGGCAGCTGCGCGCGCACCGCGGCCACGAGGTTGTGGTAGACCGGCACGGGCACGGCGTTGCGGTGCAGGGCGGCCTCCAGCGTGCCGGCGTGCCGGCGGGCGCGGGCGAAGAAGACGTGGTTCTTCACGTTGGCGTCGAGGGTGGCCGCCAAGGTGTTGCGGTGGCGCCCGTAGGTGTCCAGGAAGGCGCGGAAGTTCTCCTCGCGCACGCGCCGGTCGCGCGAGCGGGAGAACTTCTGGTAGCGGGCCTTGGTCAGCGCGACCTCGCGGCCCGCCTCGTCGCGGATCGCGGGGAAGACCAGGTCCGCGTTGTCCAGGGCGCCGAAGATCGTCGACGCGCCGCGCGAGATCTGACCGGCCGCCGCCAGCAGCGCCTCTTCGGACGGGGGCAGGGTGTGGGGACGGCTGCGTCGCAGGTCGGCGAAGTGGTGGTCGTAGAGGCCCAGGCGCGGCTCGGCCGCACGGCAGACCGCCAGGGTTGCGTCGTCCAGGGCGAGGAGTTCGGGGTCGTACCAGCTCGCCGCCTCGGCGAACCGTACCCCGAGGGTGTCCGCCCGCCCCTTGCGCTCGGTGTGGGCGCCGATGCGCGTGTCCTCGTCGCTGCGCAGGTGGGCGTAGACGTGGACCCGCTCCAGGCGGTGGCGCACGTCGAGCACGCGTTCGGTGGCCTCCAGGAGCGCGGCGGCGGACCGCCCGAGGCTGCCGGACAGGGCGGCGATCCCCTCCAGGTCGGCCGACACGGCGGCGAAATCGCGCTCCCAGGCCTCCCAGTCCGGGTAGATCCGGCTCAGGTCCCAGGTCTGGTCTTCGGGGATGTCCGCGCGCTCGCGGCGGGCGGACGGATCGGCTGCGGCCATGCGGACCCTCCGTGCGGGTGCGGGCGTCAGGCGTCGGGGAAGCGCTCGCGGATCACGACCTCTTCCAGAGGCAGCTGGCCGCCGCGCGGCTGGGGGTGCTCGCGGCGCTTGCCGACGGCCACGGCCATGACGATCTCGTGGTCGGGCGGCAGGTTGACCAGCGCGGCGGCCTCGGCGAAGTCGAAGCCGACCATGGGGCAAGTGTCGTACCCCATCGCCTTGGCCACGAGCATGATCGTCTGCGCGGCCATGCCGCCGGAGCGCAGGACCTCGTCGTGCTGCAGGTCCTCGCGGCCCTCGTAGGCGCCGACGATCAGGGGCACGATCGCCGCGCGGGCCGCCTCGGGCGCGTGGCGCCAGTAGCGGCCGGGGTCGCGGGCGTGGGCCTTGCGGTCGCCGCAGATCAGGATCACCAGCGACGCCTCGGCGAATTGGGCCTGGCGCCAGCCGATCGCGCGCAGCCGCTCCTTGCGCTCCTGGTCGGCCACCAGCACGAAGCGCCAGTTCTGGAGGTTGAACGAGGTGGGCGACAGCACCGCCGCCTCCATCAGCCGGCGGATCTCGTCCTCGGACATGCGGTGCGCGGGGTCGAACTTCTTGATCGAGCGGCGCTCGGCGACAGCCGTGAAGACGTCCATCCGGATCCCTTTCACCGAAGGCGGCGGCGGGCCGGCCCGGGGCCGGCGACGAGAAGTAGATGAGTACACGCGAAAGACGGCCGCGTCAACGAGGGGGGCGTCCGCGGCGCTCAGACGACCACGTGCAGGGGCACGCTCTCGATGCGGTTGCGCCCGGAACTCTTGGCGCAGTAGAGGGCCTGGTCCGCCAGTTCGAGCAGCTCCATCGCGCCCAGGCCCTCGCGGTAGCCGGCCACCCCGCCGCTGATGGTCCGCGAGTCGCGCCCTTCGGGGAACTCGCGCGTGACCGGCAAGGTGAACACGAGCTGTTCGAAGCGCATCCGGATGCGTTCGGCTACGGTGATGGCGTCGTCGAGGCCCGTGTCGGGGAACAGGACGACGAACTCCTCGCCGCCGAAACGGAAGGCACGGTCGTAGTCGCGGATCGAGGCGCGCAGCAGCTTGCCGAACCTCGCCAGCATGCGGTCGCCCTCGAGGTGCCCGTGCAGGTCGTTCCAGGTCTTGAAGTGGTCGATGTCGAGCATCAGCAGGGACAGGTGGCGCCGGCGGTGCTGGCAGCGCTGCACCTCGTGCTCCAGGCTCTCGTCGAGGAAGCGCCGGTTGAACAGGCCCGTCAGCGGGTCGAGGTTCATCTGCTCGCGGATGCGGTGGTTCTCCAGGTCGAGGTCCTCGAGCGAGCTGGCCAGGTCCCGGGTGAAGTTCATGGCGCTGTGGACCTCCCGCTCGTTGCGGCGCAGCAGGTGGACCATGTTGTTGAATTCCTCGCCCAGTTCCTCGACGATCGACGGGCGGGCGTCCTTGTAGACGGGACACTCTTCGCAATCGATGGGGAAGCAGAGCGTGTCCGGATGGGAGCGGCGGCGGCTCTCGCGCACCCGCTGCCAGCAGCGCTCGTGGCGCTCGCCGGAGACGAAGCACATCGCGGGCCCGGACCGCAGGGGGTCGCGGGAGCGGCCCAGGCAGAGGTTGTCGTAGAACACTTCCTCGCCGTCGGCGAGGCGGGTGAACAGCGGCAGGATCTCGTCGCGGATCCTCTGGATCTGCAACTGCTCGAACACGACGTCGTGCGCTTCGCCGGCCATCAGCGGCACCCTCCCCGGTCGGCAGGCCCGACCGCCCCTCGAAATCCCGCGCGAGTGGACTCCAGCAACAGCAGGGACTATCATCGGCCGTTCCGGGAACGGCTTGAACATGGATCGCAGGGTCGGACGAGGAAGGACGGACGGGAATGGGCCTGCTCGGCGCGCTGTTCGGCGGCACGGTCGGCTTCATGCTGGGCGGACCGCTCGGGATGATCATCGGGGGCGCGCTGGGCTCGCAGACCAGCGCCCAGGTCGTGCGGACGGGCGCCCGCGGCGCCGGCGTCCAGGACACCCAGACCGCCTTCCTGGTGGCCGTCATCAGCCTGGCGGCCAAGGTCAGCAAGGCCGACGGGCACGTCTCCGAGGCGGAGATCCGCACCTTCGACGCCTTCCTGCGCGACCACCTGCGGATGTCGCCGGAGGACCGCCGGATGGCCGGCCGCATCTTCGACGAGGCCCGCGACAGCCCCATCCCGGCCGGCGACTTCGCCCGCCAGGTGCGCGGCGTCATGGGCCAGGCCCCGGATCGGCTGCGCCTGATCGTGACCCTGCTGCTGCAGATCGCCCACGCCGACGGCCGCATGCACCAGGCCGAGGACGAGATGATCCGGGGCATCGCCCGCGACCTGGGCCTCACCGACCGCGACTACCAGGAGTGCCGCGCCCTGTTCGCGCCCGTGCAGGACAGCCTGGAAACCGCCTATGAGGCGCTGGGCGTGGCGCCGGACGCCACCGACGACGAGGTCAAGAAGGCCTACCGCCGCCTCGCGCGCGAGTACCATCCCGACATCCTGCAGGGCAAGGGCATGCCCGAGGAGTTCCTGCAGTCGGGCAAGGAGATGCTGCAGAAGATCAACGCGGCCTACGACCGCATCAAGAAGGACCGGGGGTTCTAGCCGTGCCCGAACTGCCGGAGGTCGAGAGCGTCGCCCGCGCCCTGCGCGCTGCGCTGACGGGCCAGCGCCTGACCGGGATGCGCGTGCGCCACGCGGTCTGCGTGGAGCCTTCGGCGGCAGCCGTGCGAGGCGCCGTGCTCGGCCGCACGCTCGACCGCGTCCACCGCCGCGGCAAGTACCTCGTCCTGACCTTCGGGCAGGGCGACCCCGCGCCCGCCCACCTGATGCTCCACCTGCGGATGACCGGCCAGGTCCTGTTCGAGCCCGCCGACCGCCCCGACCGCCACGTGCACCTGGTGCTGGACTTCGACGGCCGCGAGGTCCGCTACCGCGACGTGCGCAAGTTCGGGCGCTGGACCCTGGTCGACGACGCCGAGAACCCGTCGGCGCTGGACCACGTCGGGCCCGACATGCTGGAGATCCGCTTCGCCGCCTGGGCCGACCGGCTGCGCCGCCGGCGCGCCCCCTTCAAGTCCGTGCTGCTGGACCAGGGGGTCGCCGCCGGGGTGGGCAACATCTACGCCGACGAGGCCCTGTTCCGCGCCCGCATCCACCCCCTGCGGCGACCCGCCGACTGCGACGACGCGGAGCTGCGCCGGGTCTTCGACGCCGTGCGCGGGGTGCTGCGGCTGGCGGTCGAGCACGGGGGGACCACGTTCCTGGACTTCCGGGACTTCCACGGGCAGCCCGGGAATTTCCGGCGCAAGCTGCGGGTGTTCCAGCGGGACGGGGAGCCCTGTCGGGACTGCGAGGCCGAGTTGGAGCGGATCGTGGTGGGGGGACGGGGGACGCATTTCTGCCCGGTGTGCCAGCGCTGACGACGGGGCGGACCCTCAAAATCGCTCTTATATGTATTTTAATGGATCATTTTTTGGATATCACCCATCGTGAAGGTGACTCGCCACGGCGCTCCCCGCCAGCCACCCCGTCGTCCAGCAACCCTGGAAGTTGAACCCTCCGGTCACCCCGTCGACGTCCAGCAGCTCCCCCGCGAAGTACAGTCCCGGCACCAGCCGGCTCGCGAAGGTGCGCGGGTCGACCTCGCGCAAGGCCACCCCGCCGCAGGTCACGAACTCCTCCTTGAACGGCGACTGCCCGTCGATCGACAGGTGGGTGCGCTTGAGATCATCGGCCAGGGTGGCGGCCTCGTCGCGGGTCAGCTCGGCCCAGATGCGGCCGTCGGGCATGGCCGTGCCGTCGACCAGGGACTCCCACAGCCGCTGCGGCAGGACGACCGGCGCCAGGGTGCGGACCTGCCGGCGGGGGTGGTCGCGGCGCGCCGCGGCCAGGGCCTCACCGACGGCGGCTTCGGCGACCGCCGGGATCCAGTCCACCAGGACGTCGAAGCGGTAGTCGAGCGCGTGCAGCTCGCGCGCGCTCCAGGCCGAAAGCAGCAGCACGGCGGGGCCGCTCAGCCCGTCGTGGGTGACCAGCAGGGGACCGCGGCGGCGGTGCTTGGTGCCGGCGAGGCGCACCTCGGCGTCGGTGAAGGCGATGCCGGCCAGGTCCCGCAGGCGCGG
It encodes the following:
- a CDS encoding metal-dependent transcriptional regulator — translated: MAEQQLSASQEDYLEAISHVIDEKRVARSKDLVQRLGVNSSSVTQALRILSQKDLIHYEPYGVVTLTAAGETLARDVIRRHRALNAFFVRILGVDGATAEDAACKMEHAMPRVIVERLVQFIDYTERCPRGSAEWVEGFGYFCRAKSEQDPHCQACELISPPQGAGDA
- the pepF gene encoding oligoendopeptidase F; translated protein: MAAADPSARRERADIPEDQTWDLSRIYPDWEAWERDFAAVSADLEGIAALSGSLGRSAAALLEATERVLDVRHRLERVHVYAHLRSDEDTRIGAHTERKGRADTLGVRFAEAASWYDPELLALDDATLAVCRAAEPRLGLYDHHFADLRRSRPHTLPPSEEALLAAAGQISRGASTIFGALDNADLVFPAIRDEAGREVALTKARYQKFSRSRDRRVREENFRAFLDTYGRHRNTLAATLDANVKNHVFFARARRHAGTLEAALHRNAVPVPVYHNLVAAVRAQLPLVHRYTRLKRRVLALEELRDHDLSAPMFPDGEPTYTYDESCGLLREALAPLGEEYLEIVRRGLAERWIDVHENAGKRSGAYSSGIHGTDPYILLNWSGQLRDTFTLAHEMGHSLHSWMATHSQPYVYSDYPIFTAEVASTFNELLLQRRLLATTTDPARRLSLLDNHLDQILGTVVRQTMFAEFELAVHRIGEQDGTLTADRLDELYLGLLRDYWGPEVVLDEARSARTWSRVPHFYYNYYVYQYATAFSASTALVRRVLEGGETERGEYLGFLRSGCSRHPVETLLRTGVDVTTDEPVRDVFLVFGALMDEMEALLAVEDRR
- a CDS encoding nitroreductase family protein; amino-acid sequence: MDVFTAVAERRSIKKFDPAHRMSEDEIRRLMEAAVLSPTSFNLQNWRFVLVADQERKERLRAIGWRQAQFAEASLVILICGDRKAHARDPGRYWRHAPEAARAAIVPLIVGAYEGREDLQHDEVLRSGGMAAQTIMLVAKAMGYDTCPMVGFDFAEAAALVNLPPDHEIVMAVAVGKRREHPQPRGGQLPLEEVVIRERFPDA
- a CDS encoding GGDEF domain-containing protein; this encodes MAGEAHDVVFEQLQIQRIRDEILPLFTRLADGEEVFYDNLCLGRSRDPLRSGPAMCFVSGERHERCWQRVRESRRRSHPDTLCFPIDCEECPVYKDARPSIVEELGEEFNNMVHLLRRNEREVHSAMNFTRDLASSLEDLDLENHRIREQMNLDPLTGLFNRRFLDESLEHEVQRCQHRRRHLSLLMLDIDHFKTWNDLHGHLEGDRMLARFGKLLRASIRDYDRAFRFGGEEFVVLFPDTGLDDAITVAERIRMRFEQLVFTLPVTREFPEGRDSRTISGGVAGYREGLGAMELLELADQALYCAKSSGRNRIESVPLHVVV
- the djlA gene encoding co-chaperone DjlA, whose product is MGLLGALFGGTVGFMLGGPLGMIIGGALGSQTSAQVVRTGARGAGVQDTQTAFLVAVISLAAKVSKADGHVSEAEIRTFDAFLRDHLRMSPEDRRMAGRIFDEARDSPIPAGDFARQVRGVMGQAPDRLRLIVTLLLQIAHADGRMHQAEDEMIRGIARDLGLTDRDYQECRALFAPVQDSLETAYEALGVAPDATDDEVKKAYRRLAREYHPDILQGKGMPEEFLQSGKEMLQKINAAYDRIKKDRGF
- the mutM gene encoding bifunctional DNA-formamidopyrimidine glycosylase/DNA-(apurinic or apyrimidinic site) lyase; this encodes MPELPEVESVARALRAALTGQRLTGMRVRHAVCVEPSAAAVRGAVLGRTLDRVHRRGKYLVLTFGQGDPAPAHLMLHLRMTGQVLFEPADRPDRHVHLVLDFDGREVRYRDVRKFGRWTLVDDAENPSALDHVGPDMLEIRFAAWADRLRRRRAPFKSVLLDQGVAAGVGNIYADEALFRARIHPLRRPADCDDAELRRVFDAVRGVLRLAVEHGGTTFLDFRDFHGQPGNFRRKLRVFQRDGEPCRDCEAELERIVVGGRGTHFCPVCQR
- a CDS encoding NAD(P)/FAD-dependent oxidoreductase, which encodes MPSASSAAADFVVAGAGPAGVFAAIRCRELAPAARVIVLERGREPLRKVLISGGGRCNVTNVRTDPRELATFYPRGGRELMGPFSRFGPAETVAWFARHGVELRAQPDGRFFPVTDSSHTVVDALQRAARDAGVELRLGCGLRSAARDADGGFTLETDAGPLRTRALLLATGGGSGNAGWTAAAELGHTVAPPVPSLFTFRCRDPRLRDLAGIAFTDAEVRLAGTKHRRRGPLLVTHDGLSGPAVLLLSAWSARELHALDYRFDVLVDWIPAVAEAAVGEALAAARRDHPRRQVRTLAPVVLPQRLWESLVDGTAMPDGRIWAELTRDEAATLADDLKRTHLSIDGQSPFKEEFVTCGGVALREVDPRTFASRLVPGLYFAGELLDVDGVTGGFNFQGCWTTGWLAGSAVASHLHDG